A window of Cottoperca gobio chromosome 16, fCotGob3.1, whole genome shotgun sequence contains these coding sequences:
- the LOC115020865 gene encoding protein Wnt-4-like, with product MPTVSTVNLTAPLLLLLLWATHPTMATNWLSLARLPRSRPVSGAAPCARLRGLTPGQVGVCRARGEVMESVRKAAEMVIEECQHQFRNRRWNCSTTARGINVFGRVMNQGTREAAFVHALSSAAVAVAVTRACTRGELERCGCDRKVRGVSPEGFQWSGCSDNLSYGVAFSQTFVDEPERAKGLSAGRPLMNLHNNEAGRKAILHNMQVECKCHGVSGSCELRTCWKVMPPFRRVGVVLKERFDGATEVRLTRIGSRTALLPRDPQVKPPAARDLLYLAPSPDFCHLDPDNGIPGTAGRRCNGTSRLAPDGCELVCCGPGYRAGRAEVVQRCSCKFSWCCSVRCQQCKNTVTIHTCRV from the exons ATGCCAACTGTCTCCACTGTCAATCTCACGGCaccactcctcctcctgttgCTATGGGCAACCCATCCCACCATGGCAACCAACTGGCT CTCCCTGGCGAGGCTGCCTCGCTCCAGGCCCGTGTCCGGTGCTGCCCCATGTGCGCGGCTGAGGGGGCTGACCCCAGGGCAGGTGGGGGTGTGCAGGGCGCGAGGGGAGGTCATGGAGTCCGTACGCAAGGCAGCCGAGATGGTCATAGAAGAG TGCCAGCACCAGTTCAGGAATCGCCGCTGgaactgttccaccactgcacGTGGGATCAACGTATTTGGCAGAGTCATGAACCAAG GGACTCGTGAGGCGGCCTTTGTGCACGCTCTGTCCTCAGCAGCGGTGGCCGTGGCTGTGACCCGGGCCTGCACCCGCGGGGAGCTGGAGAGGTGCGGCTGTGACAGGAAGGTCAGAGGGGTCAGCCCCGAGG GCTTCCAGTGGTCCGGCTGCAGTGACAACCTGTCGTACGGCGTGGCTTTCTCCCAAACATTTGTGGATGAACCAGAACGAGCCAAAGGGCTGTCGGCGGGGCGACCACTCATGAACCTCCACAACAACGAGGCCGGCCGAAAG GCCATCCTTCACAACATGCAGGTGGAGTGTAAGTGTCATGGCGTCTCCGGCTCCTGTGAGTTGAGGACCTGCTGGAAGGTTATGCCTCCTTTCAGGCGCGTCGGCGTTGTGCTCAAGGAGCGCTTTGACGGAGCCACAGAG GTTCGCCTGACTCGTATAGGATCCAGGACAGCCCTGCTCCCCCGTGACCCGCAGGTCAAACCCCCTGCTGCCAGAGACCTCCTGTACCTTGCACCCTCTCCAGATTTCTGCCATCTCGACCCTGACAACGGTATCCCCGGCACTGCTGGTCGGAGATGTAACG GAACCTCTCGGCTGGCACCGGACGGCTGCGAGCTGGTGTGCTGCGGGCCGGGCTACAGAGCGGGCCGGGCCGAGGTGGTGCAGCGCTGCTCCTGCAAGTTCTCCTGGTGCTGCTCAGTCCGCTGCCAGCAGTGCAAGAACACAGTCACCATTCACACGTGCAGAGTCTGA
- the LOC115021104 gene encoding cell division control protein 42 homolog, whose amino-acid sequence MQTIKCVVVGDGAVGKTCLLISYTTNKFPSEYVPTVFDNYAVTVMIGGEPYTLGLFDTAGQEDYDRLRPLSYPQTDVFLVCFSVVSPSSFENVKEKWVPEISHHCPRTPFLLVGTQVDLREDSNTIDKLAKNKQRPLYPESGEKLARELKAVKYVECSALTQRGLKNVFDEAILAALEPPETKTKRKCVLL is encoded by the exons ATGCAGACTATAAAATGTGTAGTGGTGGGGGACGGTGCGGTAGGAAAGACCTGCTTACTGATCTCCTACACGACAAACAAGTTCCCCTCAGAATATGTTCCCACG GTTTTTGACAATTATGCTGTGACAGTGATGATCGGGGGGGAGCCTTACACACTCGGCTTATTTGACACAGCAG GTCAGGAGGATTACGACCGGCTGCGTCCCCTCAGCTATCCACAGACGGACGTGTTCCTCGTATGTTTCTCTGTCGTCTCCCCCTCATCGTTTGAGAACGTCAAAGAGAAG tgggTCCCTGAGATCTCTCACCACTGCCCACGCACACCCTTCCTGTTAGTGGGCACGCAGGTGGATCTGCGGGAGGACAGCAACACCATCGACAAGCTGGCGAAGAACAAACAGCGGCCGCTGTACCCAGAGAGCGGAGAGAAGCTCGCTCGTGAGCTCAAGGCTGTCAAATACGTGGAGTGCTCTGCGCTGACACAG CGAGGGCTTAAGAATGTGTTCGACGAGGCCATCCTGGCCGCCCTGGAGCCTCCCGAGACCAAAACCAAGAGAAAGTGCGTCCTGCTATAG
- the LOC115020734 gene encoding LOW QUALITY PROTEIN: myeloid leukemia factor 2-like (The sequence of the model RefSeq protein was modified relative to this genomic sequence to represent the inferred CDS: deleted 1 base in 1 codon), whose product MFRFLNDVDDDPYMMDPFAAHRQQMRLMFGPFGMDPFALAPQIQPPRAPRRQAGALTPFGMMGMGGGGGGGGFMDMFGMMGEMMGNVDRMSGSPNCQTFSSSTVISYSSSDTGPPEVYQQTSATRTGPGGIRETRQSMRDSESGLERLAIGHHIGERGHVMERSRNRRTGDREERQDYINLDETDAGAFDEEWRREAGRYVPPTARALEYGRERRGGGQQLALTAPPTSTSPPSPRHESPRHRQPQTRPRYDW is encoded by the exons ATGTTTCGGTTCTTGAATGACGTTGATGACGACCCCTACATGAT GGATCCATTTGCAGCTCACAGGCAGCAGATGAGGCTGATGTTCGGACCATTTGGCATGGACCCCTTTGCTCTCGCCCCCCAGATACAACCGCCCCGCGCACCACGCAGACAG GCTGGTGCACTGACCCCCTTCGGCATGATGGGAATG ggtggtggtggtggtggtggagggttCATGGATATGTTTGGCATGATGGGAGAAATGATGGGAAACGTG GATAGAATGTCCGGTTCGCCGAACTGTCAGACGTTTTCCTCTTCGACAGTGATCTCCTACTCCTCTTCAGACACGGGGCCTCCTGAGGTTTACCAA CAGACCAGCGCGACGAGAACGGGCCCAGGAGGG ATCCGCGAGACGCGACAGTCGATGAGGGACAGCGAGAGCGGCCTCGAGCGTCTCGCTATCGGCCACCACATCGGGGAACGTGGACACGTAATGGAGCGTTCACGAAATCGCCGCACCGGGGACCGAGAGGAACGACAAGACTACATTAACCTCGATGAGA CTGATGCTGGAGCGTTTGatgaggagtggaggagggaggcaggaagGTACGTCCCCCCGACTGCCCGGGCGCTAGAGTACGGCCGAGAGCGACGAGGAGGAGGTCAGCAGCTGGCACTTACTGCCCCTCCCACTTCGACAAGCCCACCAAGCCCTCGGCACGAGTCCCCCAGACACCGTCAGCCCCAGACTCGCCCGCGTTACGACTGGTGA